cTTTGTTTCCTGGGTCGCCTCCCTCGACCCATTCTGTAAATAAAGAGTTGTTTCGTTAAAAAAGAACTTACTGTCATAGGAACTTTTATGAATGTTCAAGAAAGCTATACTCATGTAATGTGTTACACATCCTACATGTATTACTGGATGCATAGTAAGGTTATGTTGGATTTTCTCCGCGTTCTGATTTCTATGTCCACGCTCTTTGGTCCCTCTTTGGCCCTTGGTTACGACAACTTTGATTCGTCGCAGTAGAATGGATgcgtgcatcgattgatgcaaaGGCCGGAGTCATACATATTATGGACTCCTCAAATTGCTATTGCAAAGAGGCGTAGAATAACTTTATGTCTAAATTCACGTAATTTTGCATTAATATATATGTGACTTATGAGCGGCCTACAACTTGTGGCATGGCGTGTAGTAGCGGTTAGCACTTTAATTCTATCTTCCTTGTTAAGCTACGCCATGCTATAAGCCCATCCACAAAAATATGGTCAGCCATTGCTTCTGCATATTCCATATCATCTAGAATTGGCAGTAAAATAACTTACACAATGAGTTACATTTTAAGTTGGCTCTGCATATGCTGTTAACATTAAGTGCGATGGTATACATTGGTAACGGAGAGTGACTCTTTGCCAACGGACGGTTTTGGTTCTCTGCTCCCTCCTAGTTTCAATCTTCCACATGATAAGCGATTATTCAAATAAGAGCAAGCTAATCAACACTTTGTAAATGGCCTTGAGAGTCAATTTCTCATTTTACCATTGTCTTTGGGTGACACGATAAAGAGTTAATTACCGACCTTACCTTTGCATTCCATACAAATTACTAGTCATTTCCAACGATTGTTACAGTGGTTGGACTGCTAGGTAGACCTTCATTAAAGTACCAGGAGACATTCTAGTCCAGGTAGTGAATTGACGGGCAGTTGTCTCCTCTCCATTGATCTGTGCTGTTTGTACTCATCCTCCAAACTATCACAAACTTTTCCAgttttgctttgttttcttgtcCAGACATTTAGATAGTggatacatatatacatacggCGGACCGAGTATTATCATGGTGACGagggtgttttgttccatccTCACCCACCTGAGTTCGAGTCATCGTGCTTGCAATTTCGGGTGGATAGACAAGGTTAACAGAGGTCACCTCTATTTTTGTGCTCTGTTTTCTTCGTTTGAATGTTTAaatttcattttcattaaTTTTGGACACGCTCTGAGATCTCTGTTTTAAATGAAAATATTATTGCATATTGCTGGCCTGCTTTTAATTCGCACCAAGCTACACACAATCTGAATACTGTTGGACATACAAATAAGTATTTATATCTAGAAAATTATGTGCCAATGAAACGCAAAAAGTGTGTAGCGAACGGATTGAATGTGCAATATCTATAATTGAAAAATATCTTACTCTCTCTCGTCAGCGGAAATCGAGCAGTTAATGACAGAAGATTGTGCTATCATCATTAGTTCATTGTGGAGTACGTTCCTAAcaatattttaaattaaatatGGGCTATTATTGTAGATTCCGTTTTACGACCTttataaaaattaaaaatatattaatttgGTTTTTTCAGAACAAAAGATATTAATTTGCTAGAAAAGGATAATCAAACTTCAATTGGAAATTTGTAACTAGAAAAAATTAACTCAGAAACTTTAGTTGCGCCCACGAAACAATGCTATGGATCCTGTAAGACGTGTTCCATGCCACTTCGAGTCTTCGACCGTTCGACGCCATATGCAGGCTACTCCAGCGTGCAGCTTGACTGACGACACCCACTGACCACAGCTGCACCAACGAACAAATCAACcaattaatttatttactaAATTCAGCTATTGTGCTGACGGACCATCTCAGCTCGCAGCCTCGCACacagaatttttttattttccagaTAACCGCGCACATAGAGCTGGAGATATTTCCCAGCCAAGcatagaaaaaagaagcagcagAAAATCTTCGTTGATACCGAAGCCCTTGCCAGGCTGCATGTACTAATATATTACTGGCCATCCACAACATCCATTCTGTATCaatttgttgatttgttcGTTGGTGGAGCGGCCGACGCTGCTTACAAAACGTCGCCTTCATCCGCCCTTCTTAATTACTTCCTCCGCCGCGAGCGTACCATTTGTTCCAACGTCTGACGTTGCTATAGCAGCTAGCTACGTCGCGAGAGCCGGAGAGAAATGGGGAACTGCGGGCTGAAGCCGAAGGCGCtgggcgacgacgacgctccCCCACCGCCTGCCGAGGCCGAGCCGCAGACACCGCCGGCGACCGGAGAGAAGGAAGGcgaggaggcgccggcggtggaggaaCCTAAGAAGGCCGCCGTGCCCGGGGAACAAAGCGAGGTGCAGAGACTTGCTTATCTATAAGCTTCAGCTAGTTGTCGCAAGACAGAAGAAAAATTGTTCAGTTCCATCAAATtttctagtttttctttttcttttctttccttgttATGCATAAGATTGTGGAGAAAATCTTATGCGATCTGGGTCGCAGCCTCGCAGGGTTGCTCGATCAAAGTAGGATCCATGCGCAACTGCTTCTCACTCGCTCGATCATTTCGGGAAATCCAAACTCTTGCCGATCGGGTCCCACGAGCGACCAAGCTGCATAGGATCTTTTCTCCTAAGATTGCTATGCAGCGCTTGCGTTGCGTGGCTTCATGTTCACTCCCTGTTAGTTCACATATACATGCATCTCTTGATACAATATTGTTGATTTGTACTTTGATATCAAGATTGTTGATGGACTAATGCATATAGAACTAGataaatactctctccgttttcAGATACAAGATGTTACAAGATGTTCTATGtttgtcctaaatcaaacTTATTAATATTtcatcaagtttatagaaaacaTAGCAACATGTACGAGTCGAAATTAATTTTGTTAAATCTTTCGTGATATATtcactccgtctcatattaagtgacattctattatatgtatgtatatgtatgtagacgcattttagtatatagatacattcatatttagacatatttgagtcacttaatatgggacgaatAGAGTATATCTTTGTGGTATATGGTTATTCGATACCGTAGCtgttagaattttttttttctataaagaCCATCTAGCTTcagaaaataaacaagaaaGAGACGATAGTTTCGGCCCAATGTCTATGGCTCTATGGTCCCGGAACATGGGCCTTTTTTCAATTCGGCTGATCTTTATGGTATATACAGTAATTGCGTGGAGTAGGCCTGGTACCCAGTTAGCCCATAATGGTCTGAGTTCTTATGTTCTTAGGAATCTGTCAGCGCTTGCCCTAAACAAAGAGCACGTTAGTGCTAAtccctttcctttttgtaGTTGCTCTAGAAAAGTAATTGCCTCCCTTTTTGCCTCGAAAAGTTGCTTTTATTTCATAGTACATTTTCTTGAACTCAGTGGTAGAAGCAATTTACCCCATAGGTCCACTTCCTAGCAAAGTAGAGCAAGTACCAGCAAGGATAACAACTAATCAGGGTACTGTGTACCTGGTATACAAAGTAGAGCAAGTACTAGCAAGAATAGCAACCAATCAGTGTACTGTGTACTTGGTATATGAAAATTTTGTGTGCGTATTGATGCCAATGAGAACTTGCTGAACCATGCTGTGTACTGGACCGTGCAACAGGAAGCTACGACCGCAGCAGCTGAAGCAGAGAGACCTGAAGACCCGAAGGTACAggaggagagcggcggcgagcttccGGAGTCGACTCCGGCGACCGTCGTCGCTTGAAGTCAAGTGCTAAAACGAATGGCTTGTTGTTAAGGGATTTGCTTTAAATCCCTTCAACACAATTTCTAAGACATGATCCGGATTCTTGTAATTGTTTGAATTTGCAAAAGAAGTGTCTTCGGTTAAATTGGATAAGTtcgttcttcttttctttgtttcccTTTGCCTCCTGCTTTGGATGGGTGCGATCCTCggtttgttttattttcttctacTGTATGTTACTAATTGTTAGCTTGGTGGATGGAAATCAAGAAATGGAATTACTTTTCATTGATGTAACGTGTTGTCTTATGCTGCTCAAACATATCGAATGGCAAGCGAGATTTGCTGAACATGTGTACGTGCCGAATGATTATAAGGCATTGTGAATATTCTAAAAATATATCATGGTTGTGTCGTGCACATGCATTGGCAGGTATGCACCCCTGAAAAAAGAACGCGGTGCAGATCCTTCTTAACCAGGGGAAATGAGGTTCGCTATCCAGAGAGAAAAGATGTGCGATCAAGGAATTTCTTCGCAAGAACCACACGGAACGATGGCACGGTTTCGCTACTAGTGCTACTGCGCCAttaatcaatttttttttaggatgCGGTCCACGATATTCGAAAAATGATATTCGAAAAATAGAATTGGTCATGTTCATGAGGAAAACCAGGCCCAAAAACCGATACAAATGCACGTCTTGTTCAAAAAAAACCGTGCGAAAAACCCTGACAAAGAATATACACAAGAGCTGAATAAACAAGCCGCCACCGCAAAGACGAAGACCTCCTCCGCTCCAACGACGCCGAACAGAAGAAGGTAAGCAGAACGGGACTTCTTCGACGACCGGAGACAGAAAAGGTTGCCCCGACAGGAACGGCTCGCGCATCGGCAAGCCTGTGTAGCACCCCACCGCAGCGAGCAAACTTCGCCGCCAAACGAGGGCTCCAAAGGcaatgcctccaaggaggatACGACATCCGAGGACGTCGCCGTTGCCCGACCCGGACCCCGAGTCAGAGCTTTCGTTCGGAGGCGCCTCGCTTGCGAAAGGTGAGATGTGGCAGAGCTGCACAACAACGCCTTCAAGAATGAAAACGACGTCCAAGGACGTCATCATCGTCGGCACCGACAACGTCGATGCAGAGTTTTCACTCGCTGCTGCCACACCCACCGCGGACAAGAGCGGACAGAGGTCCTGACCAGAGGCCACCGCGCCAATGCGAGCGCCGGCAAAGCTCGCCGAACGCCACGCGCCAAAACCACCACGAACATCGGCCAGGGCGCCGCAACCGTCCCAAGCACCGGATCTGGCCATACCAACCACAGGAGCCGGCATGGCCGTGGCCCGTCAGGCCTAGAACGGGCCCGCAGCACTGGGGATGCCGCCGCACGCCAACACCATCCCCGGAACTGGCGCCTCCATCACTGGATCCGGCCACGCGAGCCACGGaaccggcgccgcccgccccatcACCGCCGCGAACAGCGGCCTCCGCCACGCCCCGGCGGCCTCAAGCGCCGCTCCGCACCAGCGACGAACGCTCCAGCGGCCACGGAAGGCGGCAGCCCCGGCCGCAGCCCGCCACGCACGCGCCGGCCACGCCGCAGAACCGCCGCCATCCCCACAGCCCGCCGCCCCCAAGCCGGATCAGGACACGCCATCCACGGATCCGGACAAGCCACGGCCGGATCTAGCCTCGCCGACCAGAACGCCCGCGCGCCGACGCGCTGCagccaccgcgccgccgcacacCAGCGGCAAaggacctcgccgccgccatcctcgagGGCCGCACGGGCTTTCCCGTCCGTCGTCTTCGGCAGCGACCAGGGGAGAGAGGGTGGGTGAGGGGGACGGTGGCAGGCCGGGGAATCGACTCCCGTGCCGCCCCTGGAGAGGAGCGACGCGAGAGAAAGAAGCTGACTTGCTTCCTCTTTAATCACCTTTGCGGTGCTCTGTACTGTGAAAAAAGTTAAACGACCAAGATAATGTTTCCAAATTGGCAAATAACCACGTTAAGCCATCGCAATTCGCAAATCAAACCAGTGCAGCCCGAGAGATCAACTTCCCCGTCCGTACGTGATGCCGTCAAGATGATCCCAAATACACTCCACGGAACGGTCGGATCCACACGATGCGCATCGATCGGTTGTCATTCGTCCATCCCCCACGCGCACAGCTAAGTTGCATCTGAttgaatcctttttttttattgaatctAGCTCTAGCTGTGACGAAAACAAACCAAACCGAAGTCGCGAAGCAGCCCAGCACCTTCCGGACTCCAGAGAccgagatgagatgagatgaagACGAGCCCATCCGGCCGTGCGGGAGTGCGGGACTCTTGTGTGCTGACAGCGTCGTCGGAGCTAACAACACTAGTCTCGtggagtacggagtagtacccACTAGATCGAACACGACGGATTCGGATACGTCACGCCTGCCACGCA
The Brachypodium distachyon strain Bd21 chromosome 2, Brachypodium_distachyon_v3.0, whole genome shotgun sequence genome window above contains:
- the LOC104582648 gene encoding uncharacterized protein LOC104582648 is translated as MGNCGLKPKALGDDDAPPPPAEAEPQTPPATGEKEGEEAPAVEEPKKAAVPGEQSEEATTAAAEAERPEDPKVQEESGGELPESTPATVVA